One segment of Schistocerca cancellata isolate TAMUIC-IGC-003103 chromosome 2, iqSchCanc2.1, whole genome shotgun sequence DNA contains the following:
- the LOC126162165 gene encoding uncharacterized protein LOC126162165: MHRRKTRPNTLGYKGCWQSGAADTSTGWLQHHNRRGKTKSTTMKAAVLFLFLSAVVLSCAHPSPKNKEDRGVEVDVHREKGVGTVVGAQGRGNVWKSDDGRTRVDADGNWQRVYHGPGAGKPTYSGGVRLSHTW, encoded by the exons ATGCACCGACGGAAAACCCGACCAAACACGCTGGGGTATAAAGGCTGCTGGCAGTCGGGAGCCGCAGACACATCCACTGGTTGGCTGCAGCACCACAACCGACGCGGAAAAACAA AGTCAACCACTATGAAGGCAGCCGTGCTGTTCCTCTTCCTGAGTGCTGTAGTTCTCAGCTGTGCCCACCCGTCTCCGAAGAACAAG GAGGACCGTGGAGTGGAAGTGGACGTGCACAGGGAGAAGGGCGTGGGCACGGTGGTGGGAGCCCAAGGCCGCGGAAACGTCTGGAAGAGCGACGACGGCAGGACGCGGGTGGACGCCGACGGTAACTGGCAGAGAGTCTACCACGGACCCGGCGCCGGCAAACCCACGTACTCCGGGGGCGTCCGCCTCTCTCACACTTGGTGA
- the LOC126162167 gene encoding uncharacterized protein LOC126162167, whose product MRTFPALFILSVITLSCAAPVEEESVVRERRFVSRVENPPKRQESHVSGSVDGGISRDRRIGTMVHGRADGVWTSKDGNTRVGAGVSYGRVHDGPAAGPASKGGYINVQHSFPGK is encoded by the exons ATGAGGACGTTTCCTGCTCTGTTTATCCTCAGCGTCATCACACTCAGCTGCGCCGCTCCAGTTGAAGAG GAGTCAGTGGTGCGGGAGCGGCGCTTCGTGTCGAGGGTGGAGAACCCGCCGAAGCGGCAGGAGAGCCACGTGTCGGGCAGCGTGGACGGCGGCATCAGCCGCGACCGCCGCATCGGCACCATGGTGCACGGCAGGGCGGACGGCGTCTGGACCAGCAAGGACGGCAACACCAGGGTGGGCGCCGGCGTCAGCTACGGCCGCGTGCACGACGGGCCGGCCGCCGGGCCCGCCTCCAAGGGCGGCTACATCAACGTCCAGCACAGCTTCCCGGGAAAGTGA